One genomic region from Nostoc sp. C052 encodes:
- a CDS encoding family 10 glycosylhydrolase, with protein sequence MPSQKKEPSGCGCSNIPISIILIILGGGYWWFSQRGYLEISKFLDNSKKINIHIFNPAITSSPTITPTASIAPSVSAKVTPTSSSNNNKIFPKVILKEKIQLPQTPWEKKVIRGIYLTRYQVTNNADEKTIRERVRYYRSQGINTIIHGVWGNGCTMYNSEVMQQSFGYKSCPNQFQDQWLNWLIDEAHKQGMQVHAYFEKGIKIDKNSPIFDLAINRKWIVPGVDKTYSGIDHYVLDVEIPEVANLFKNILVEFVKKYPTIDAVQWDDYLGYYAELPGKFDRTENLTRFVQQMVTSVKKANKSVSFDICHHNPYWAKKYFAADWEKWGVDRVFIQAYNDSNFVEELNYAQKYAGVAITDRQLGRLKELVDNPKIKSILVFPFSGNPEKTASSLKNSL encoded by the coding sequence ATGCCGAGTCAAAAGAAAGAGCCAAGCGGATGTGGATGCTCAAATATTCCGATCTCTATAATCCTAATTATCTTAGGAGGTGGTTATTGGTGGTTTAGTCAGAGAGGATATTTAGAAATAAGCAAGTTTTTAGATAATAGTAAGAAGATAAATATACATATTTTTAATCCCGCTATAACTAGCTCTCCAACTATTACTCCAACTGCTTCTATAGCTCCGTCAGTTTCGGCAAAAGTTACTCCAACATCATCTTCTAACAACAATAAAATTTTCCCAAAAGTAATCCTAAAAGAAAAAATCCAATTGCCTCAAACGCCTTGGGAAAAGAAAGTAATTAGAGGAATTTATTTAACTCGCTATCAAGTTACCAATAATGCTGACGAAAAAACGATTCGTGAAAGAGTTCGTTACTATCGCTCTCAAGGAATTAATACAATTATTCACGGAGTTTGGGGCAATGGTTGTACGATGTATAATAGTGAAGTTATGCAGCAAAGCTTTGGGTATAAAAGTTGTCCAAACCAGTTTCAAGACCAATGGTTAAATTGGTTAATAGATGAAGCACATAAGCAAGGGATGCAAGTTCATGCTTACTTCGAGAAGGGAATTAAAATAGATAAGAATAGCCCGATTTTTGATTTAGCGATTAATCGGAAATGGATTGTTCCAGGAGTGGATAAAACCTACTCTGGAATTGATCATTATGTACTGGATGTGGAAATTCCTGAAGTTGCTAATCTTTTTAAAAATATATTAGTAGAGTTTGTCAAGAAATATCCAACTATCGATGCAGTTCAATGGGATGATTATTTAGGTTATTATGCTGAATTACCTGGGAAATTTGACCGGACTGAAAATTTAACCCGATTTGTGCAACAGATGGTAACTTCTGTGAAAAAAGCTAATAAATCGGTGAGTTTTGATATTTGCCATCATAACCCATATTGGGCTAAAAAATATTTTGCGGCTGACTGGGAAAAATGGGGTGTAGATCGTGTATTTATTCAAGCTTATAATGATAGTAATTTTGTTGAAGAATTAAATTACGCTCAAAAATATGCTGGAGTTGCAATTACAGATCGGCAGCTTGGGCGTTTAAAAGAATTAGTTGATAACCCAAAAATTAAAAGTATCTTAGTTTTTCCGTTTTCGGGAAACCCAGAAAAAACAGCTTCTAGCTTGAAAAACTCGCTTTGA
- a CDS encoding WD40 repeat domain-containing protein: MKLLNFLKSKPVTIVLAIAVNITFIDIHSSSSKLPISKSTITQSQPKIQLVHTLTGHKKVTFGVRAVAISSSGQTLISAGRDDTIKFWNLRTGKLLRSLDAHSDGITSIAISPDGKRIVTGGITTPTMKVWDLRTFLMLDSDIGHTQPVETVAISSDGRLIASGSDDGTIKLWDLHTLKQLDTIPAHSGFVSKVAFSPDMQTLVSSGGGDDNTIRLIDLQTKKTRHILKGHKTGVDAIAITPDSKKLVTGSFGQLVSRNRAISTLKLWNLQSGKLLHDFSDNFNSVESLVISPNGKILICGNYDGSIKLWSLETLKQLHTFQDGSSSVLGLALSRDGKTLVSSNEDSIIHIWQIK; encoded by the coding sequence ATGAAATTATTGAATTTTCTCAAATCCAAACCAGTCACTATAGTCTTAGCGATTGCAGTAAACATCACTTTCATTGATATACATTCTTCTAGTTCAAAGCTTCCTATAAGCAAGAGTACAATTACTCAGTCCCAACCAAAGATTCAACTTGTTCACACACTGACTGGGCATAAAAAAGTGACTTTTGGTGTTCGAGCCGTTGCGATTAGCTCTTCGGGGCAAACCCTGATTAGTGCAGGTAGAGATGATACAATTAAATTCTGGAATTTACGTACTGGGAAATTACTGCGTAGTTTAGACGCTCACTCAGATGGTATTACTTCAATAGCTATTAGTCCAGATGGTAAGCGAATTGTAACTGGTGGGATAACCACCCCAACAATGAAGGTTTGGGATTTACGCACTTTCCTTATGCTTGACAGCGACATTGGACATACCCAACCGGTAGAAACCGTTGCGATTAGTTCAGATGGTAGGTTGATTGCTAGTGGCAGTGACGATGGCACAATCAAGCTTTGGGATTTACACACGCTTAAACAGCTTGATACCATTCCTGCACACTCAGGATTTGTGAGTAAAGTTGCATTTAGCCCTGATATGCAAACCCTTGTGAGTAGTGGGGGTGGCGATGATAATACAATTAGGCTGATTGATTTACAAACTAAAAAAACACGCCATATTCTCAAAGGGCATAAAACCGGAGTTGATGCTATTGCCATTACTCCAGATAGCAAAAAGCTTGTTACTGGTAGTTTTGGTCAGCTAGTTTCTCGAAATCGTGCGATTAGTACTCTGAAATTATGGAATCTTCAAAGTGGAAAACTACTGCATGATTTTAGTGATAATTTTAATTCAGTTGAATCTCTTGTAATCAGCCCGAATGGAAAAATTCTGATTTGCGGCAATTATGATGGCAGTATTAAACTGTGGAGCTTAGAGACTTTAAAGCAGTTGCATACCTTTCAAGATGGTTCCAGTTCGGTTTTAGGGCTTGCTCTGAGCCGGGATGGTAAAACCCTTGTTAGTAGCAATGAGGATAGCATTATACATATTTGGCAAATTAAATAA
- a CDS encoding HU family DNA-binding protein, which produces MNKGELVDAVAAKTNITKKQVDEVISAFLSVVTEAVANGDKVTLIGFGSFERRDRSEREGRNPKTNEPMTIPATKVPAFSAGKQFREKVAP; this is translated from the coding sequence ATGAACAAAGGTGAATTAGTAGATGCTGTAGCGGCAAAGACCAACATCACAAAAAAGCAAGTCGATGAAGTCATTAGTGCTTTCTTGTCAGTTGTTACCGAAGCTGTAGCCAATGGAGATAAGGTAACGCTGATTGGGTTTGGGTCATTCGAGCGACGTGATCGCTCAGAACGCGAAGGGCGTAATCCCAAAACCAATGAACCAATGACTATTCCGGCGACCAAAGTGCCTGCGTTTTCTGCTGGGAAACAGTTTCGGGAGAAAGTAGCGCCATAG
- a CDS encoding DUF1257 domain-containing protein, which yields MSHFSTVKTKLVNRECLVQALQDLNLSPQVHEAAQSLKGYYGGSQGQSAEIIVSGRTIKARADIGFKWNQSSGVYDVIHDSYETVPKLGQDFFSNKLMLAYGQRMVRAKAAELQERFGECAIAEETNGTVQTLRLTFAGHQEVKQFARR from the coding sequence ATGTCGCATTTCTCAACAGTTAAAACCAAGCTTGTTAACCGTGAATGTTTGGTACAAGCTTTACAAGATTTGAACCTATCACCGCAAGTACATGAAGCAGCACAATCACTAAAAGGATACTACGGTGGTTCTCAAGGACAAAGTGCTGAAATCATCGTATCTGGTCGCACCATAAAAGCCCGTGCAGACATCGGATTTAAATGGAATCAGTCAAGCGGCGTGTACGATGTGATACACGACAGTTACGAGACAGTTCCGAAGTTAGGACAAGACTTCTTTAGTAACAAGTTGATGTTGGCTTACGGACAACGGATGGTGAGAGCTAAAGCTGCCGAGTTACAAGAAAGGTTTGGTGAATGTGCGATCGCCGAAGAAACCAACGGCACTGTGCAAACTCTACGGCTGACTTTTGCCGGACATCAAGAAGTTAAACAATTTGCACGGAGATAA
- a CDS encoding DUF2997 domain-containing protein gives MERSILIHFNSATGEVRVEAEGFEGLSCLSATQPFEEALGVVEGDAYGGELRIFKDEAQTQQLRTTLSSQTRLHQ, from the coding sequence ATGGAACGCTCAATACTGATTCATTTTAACAGTGCTACAGGTGAAGTCCGAGTGGAGGCTGAGGGATTCGAGGGCTTGAGTTGTTTATCGGCTACACAACCGTTTGAGGAGGCACTTGGAGTTGTGGAGGGCGATGCCTACGGCGGTGAACTACGCATTTTCAAGGACGAAGCCCAAACCCAACAACTTCGGACTACCCTAAGCAGTCAAACACGTTTGCATCAGTAA
- a CDS encoding AAA family ATPase: MKLSNLLSTLDSQIPIAAVDVLSPDEATIIQWLTTEANNKLSSPVFFWNLGVSTLEQCLIAADGGLVFKPVPEYKKPPQADPLLFVFDYIANFSADGVFILGDIHSFIGKNSPSLSWEVVSKVKNLYHRLKPTDKRIVLLGQNIQLHESLVRLIPYCEIPLPGVEQILLHINSYLHDLQQSAIEQELTFTISLNKSEIESLSRAALGLTLEEISDFLRLTVKHNLTSDGILIDSHFIPQAVEYKTRLLSQMGIELGKPASISFGGLDLLREWLNRRRRLFTQEARELSLPQPKGVLLAGPPGTGKTLLAKNIANILNLPLLQLDIASLLGSLVGESEGNVRRALKTAEAIAPCVLWVDEIEKALSGAGDTSGVSQRILGNILTFMSESTSGVFVVATCNDPSALPSELKRKGRFDENFFVDLPTEPERIQILGIHLERFGIQVQLEYLEAIAANTAKFSGAELETLASEAALLAFDEDRPQQVTLADLEACRQTITPLAIQDAAAVERMQSWASTARRASSPVVAAKTQSLRAAKFRNMN; encoded by the coding sequence ATGAAACTCTCAAATCTTCTCTCCACACTAGATTCACAGATTCCCATAGCTGCTGTTGATGTTCTGTCGCCCGATGAAGCGACGATTATTCAGTGGCTGACTACAGAAGCTAACAACAAGTTATCAAGTCCGGTGTTCTTCTGGAATCTGGGGGTATCAACCTTAGAGCAATGTTTAATCGCAGCAGATGGGGGATTGGTGTTTAAGCCAGTGCCAGAGTATAAGAAACCACCACAGGCTGATCCACTACTGTTCGTGTTCGACTACATTGCTAATTTTAGTGCTGATGGAGTTTTTATCTTAGGTGATATTCACTCGTTTATTGGGAAGAATTCGCCTTCGTTATCTTGGGAGGTTGTTAGCAAGGTAAAAAATCTCTACCATCGTCTCAAACCGACTGATAAACGCATTGTGCTGCTGGGTCAAAACATTCAATTACATGAGTCACTTGTACGCTTAATCCCTTATTGTGAAATTCCTCTACCGGGAGTTGAGCAAATACTACTTCATATCAATTCTTATTTGCATGACCTACAACAGTCAGCTATTGAACAGGAATTGACTTTCACTATTTCCCTTAATAAAAGTGAAATTGAATCTCTTTCTCGTGCTGCTCTGGGATTAACACTGGAGGAGATTAGCGACTTCCTGCGGTTAACTGTCAAACACAACCTAACATCAGATGGGATTTTAATTGATAGTCATTTCATACCCCAAGCAGTCGAGTATAAAACTCGGCTGTTGTCTCAAATGGGTATTGAATTGGGCAAGCCTGCTAGCATCTCTTTTGGAGGATTGGATTTGTTGCGTGAGTGGCTCAATCGGCGACGGCGGCTATTCACGCAAGAGGCGCGTGAGCTTTCCTTGCCTCAACCAAAAGGTGTGTTGCTTGCAGGACCGCCCGGAACAGGTAAAACTTTACTAGCCAAGAATATTGCTAATATCCTTAATCTACCATTACTCCAGCTAGACATTGCATCCCTCTTGGGCAGTCTGGTAGGTGAGTCTGAGGGGAATGTCAGACGGGCTTTAAAGACTGCCGAGGCGATCGCACCCTGCGTTTTATGGGTGGACGAAATAGAAAAAGCTCTTTCGGGGGCTGGTGACACTAGCGGAGTCTCACAGAGGATTCTGGGCAATATCCTTACATTCATGTCGGAATCAACCAGTGGCGTGTTTGTCGTGGCAACTTGCAATGACCCCTCTGCACTACCAAGTGAGCTAAAGAGGAAGGGAAGATTTGACGAAAATTTCTTTGTTGATCTGCCTACAGAACCAGAACGGATACAGATTTTGGGGATTCACCTAGAGCGATTCGGTATTCAAGTACAGCTTGAATATCTCGAAGCGATCGCTGCCAACACTGCAAAGTTTTCCGGTGCAGAACTGGAAACCCTTGCTTCGGAAGCTGCTCTGCTGGCATTCGATGAGGATAGACCGCAGCAGGTAACACTTGCTGACCTCGAAGCCTGTCGTCAAACCATTACCCCGCTTGCGATTCAGGACGCTGCGGCAGTTGAACGAATGCAATCCTGGGCATCCACCGCACGACGGGCTAGTAGTCCTGTGGTTGCAGCGAAAACTCAGTCTTTGCGTGCTGCTAAGTTTCGCAACATGAACTGA
- a CDS encoding WGR domain-containing protein, with protein MEIYLVFVDAIQNSNKFWAAKVEDGNLTVQWGRVGYQAQTKIHTLGNYQRAVSKFNNLVAEKMMKGYRRSQSQIDSNCEVSEINRAIELLEIIRPYVEQKNFSVAYINALNQYLKIVPTPLGMQIEPYRVYRSVEDVDYQMGLLNSLLATPAPQVAAVAVGHAPEATTETAVVSLKTISKNFWRHL; from the coding sequence ATGGAAATCTATTTAGTCTTTGTTGATGCTATCCAGAACAGCAATAAATTCTGGGCGGCCAAAGTCGAAGATGGTAATTTAACAGTGCAGTGGGGCAGAGTCGGTTATCAAGCACAGACTAAAATCCACACATTAGGTAATTATCAAAGAGCCGTTAGCAAATTCAACAATCTAGTAGCCGAAAAGATGATGAAAGGCTACAGAAGAAGTCAGTCACAAATCGACAGTAATTGTGAAGTTTCTGAAATCAATAGAGCGATTGAATTACTAGAAATTATTCGTCCTTATGTAGAGCAGAAAAACTTTTCAGTTGCTTATATCAATGCCCTAAATCAATATCTGAAGATTGTCCCAACACCTTTGGGTATGCAAATTGAACCATACAGGGTATATCGCTCAGTAGAAGATGTTGATTATCAAATGGGATTACTCAATTCCCTGTTAGCGACACCTGCACCACAAGTTGCTGCGGTGGCTGTTGGTCATGCCCCTGAAGCAACAACAGAAACAGCAGTTGTCAGTCTCAAGACTATCAGTAAGAACTTCTGGCGACATTTGTAA
- a CDS encoding DNA adenine methylase — MAKKIAFGWYGGKYSHLDWLLPLLPKTTHYCEPFGGSAAVLLNREPAPVETYNDIDSQVVNFFRVLRDQKDELIQSIGLTPFSREEFRIAIAKEEESLSDLERARRFFIRARQVRTGLAQTASIGRWAHCKLTSRAGMAGAVSRWLGSVEDLPEIVQRLLRVQIESDRAIDVIQRYDSPETLFYCDPPYPHASRGDSKAYAYEMTDDEHRQLAVVLRSVKGKVALSSYDCTLMQELYGDWNCIKAPQKHCHSIKELRQEVLWVNYDLITSTLTIEGSALCTQPQQLSLM; from the coding sequence ATGGCAAAAAAAATTGCATTCGGTTGGTATGGCGGCAAGTATAGTCATTTAGACTGGCTCTTACCCCTATTGCCAAAAACGACTCACTACTGCGAACCATTTGGCGGTTCAGCAGCCGTATTGTTGAACAGAGAGCCTGCACCTGTTGAAACTTATAACGATATTGATAGTCAGGTAGTCAATTTTTTTCGTGTGCTACGTGACCAAAAAGATGAACTGATCCAGTCCATTGGGCTAACGCCATTTTCTCGTGAAGAATTTCGGATTGCCATTGCCAAGGAGGAAGAGAGTTTGTCTGATCTGGAAAGAGCCAGGCGATTTTTTATTCGGGCGCGACAAGTTAGAACGGGCTTGGCACAAACCGCAAGTATTGGACGATGGGCACATTGCAAACTGACCAGCCGTGCTGGAATGGCTGGTGCAGTTTCCCGGTGGCTCGGCAGTGTTGAGGATCTACCAGAAATTGTGCAACGGCTACTACGTGTGCAAATTGAGAGCGATCGAGCAATTGATGTTATTCAACGTTACGATAGCCCAGAAACTTTATTTTACTGTGACCCTCCGTATCCGCACGCTTCCCGTGGGGATAGCAAGGCTTACGCTTATGAAATGACTGACGATGAACATCGGCAACTGGCGGTTGTTTTGCGTTCAGTTAAAGGTAAGGTTGCCCTTTCAAGCTATGATTGTACGTTGATGCAGGAATTGTATGGTGATTGGAACTGCATTAAAGCGCCCCAGAAGCACTGCCATTCCATCAAAGAGTTAAGGCAAGAAGTACTTTGGGTAAATTATGATCTGATAACCTCCACGCTTACTATCGAAGGAAGCGCTCTATGTACACAACCCCAGCAGCTATCCTTGATGTAG
- a CDS encoding restriction endonuclease, SacI family, with amino-acid sequence MYTTPAAILDVALQKAEASIVQAIVTDLSIAEKIDYVSRYVGNRAVVRLLLACSLAAIHRSDVDIRNPYTEIGTSNAYSGRYYDESYITAFINKHELPCNPTTAFLTPALRNRNVTLTPVINLVGRPPKLYQAALELLDDVHQGKISAEEMLAETIRCLIIARNEKRQRMETLLSDLKKSEGAMPLSAEEIITLLKQHLACRGSSRLPVMIVAAAYQVAEQYIGERFFPLKSHNAADEQTGALGDVEITLVDDQKVITSYEMKTRRVTVEDIDRALQKINGTGKRVDNYIFITTDVIEEGIREYALSMYDRTSGIEIVVLDCISFVRHFLHLFHRLRSQFLEAYQQLVLAEPDSAISQPLKEAFLALRQTAESAREF; translated from the coding sequence ATGTACACAACCCCAGCAGCTATCCTTGATGTAGCTTTGCAAAAAGCCGAAGCGTCGATAGTGCAAGCGATAGTAACTGATCTCAGCATTGCCGAAAAAATTGATTATGTGTCGCGCTATGTGGGCAATCGTGCTGTGGTTCGTTTGTTACTTGCCTGCTCTTTAGCAGCGATTCATCGTTCGGATGTTGATATCCGCAATCCTTATACTGAAATAGGTACATCAAATGCTTACTCTGGGCGCTACTACGATGAAAGTTACATTACAGCCTTCATTAATAAGCATGAGTTGCCTTGTAATCCTACTACTGCATTTCTTACCCCTGCCCTGCGAAACCGCAACGTTACTTTAACCCCAGTAATAAATCTGGTAGGGCGACCACCTAAGCTTTACCAAGCCGCGCTGGAATTACTTGATGATGTTCATCAAGGCAAGATAAGTGCTGAGGAAATGCTAGCGGAAACCATTCGCTGTCTGATTATTGCTCGGAACGAAAAGCGGCAACGCATGGAAACACTACTGTCGGATCTGAAGAAATCGGAAGGCGCAATGCCTTTGTCAGCAGAGGAAATTATTACACTGTTGAAACAGCATTTGGCTTGCCGAGGCTCAAGCCGCCTTCCTGTAATGATTGTTGCTGCTGCTTATCAAGTGGCAGAACAATATATAGGAGAGCGTTTTTTTCCTCTAAAATCTCACAATGCGGCAGATGAGCAGACTGGGGCTTTGGGAGATGTAGAAATTACTTTAGTTGATGATCAAAAAGTGATTACCAGCTATGAAATGAAGACTCGCCGTGTCACCGTGGAAGATATCGACCGTGCATTGCAAAAAATTAATGGTACTGGAAAGCGAGTTGACAACTATATTTTTATCACAACGGATGTGATTGAGGAAGGTATTCGGGAATATGCCTTAAGTATGTATGATCGTACAAGCGGTATAGAAATTGTGGTTTTGGATTGCATCAGTTTTGTGCGCCACTTTCTGCATTTATTCCATCGGCTAAGGTCACAGTTCTTGGAAGCTTATCAACAGCTAGTGCTGGCAGAACCAGACAGTGCTATCAGTCAACCGTTAAAAGAAGCTTTTTTAGCTTTGAGACAAACTGCTGAGAGTGCAAGGGAGTTTTGA